One Vitis vinifera cultivar Pinot Noir 40024 chromosome 8, ASM3070453v1 genomic window carries:
- the LOC100261985 gene encoding non-specific lipid-transfer protein P5, producing the protein MAGSVAVKVSCLVLMCMLVASPMAVEGLSCGDVATQLAPCINYLRSAGPLPPACCNGVKNLKNSAATTQDRRTACKCLINASKSISGVNFGLAAGLPGKCGVNIPYKISPSTNCDQVN; encoded by the exons ATGGCTGGCTCAGTAGCTGTCAAGGTCTCATGCCTGGTGTTGATGTGCATGTTGGTGGCTTCGCCCATGGCAGTAGAAGGGTTGTCGTGTGGTGACGTAGCAACCCAGTTGGCCCCGTGCATCAACTACCTGAGAAGTGCTGGCCCATTGCCTCCGGCGTGCTGCAATGGTGTTAAGAACCTCAAAAACTCTGCCGCCACCACACAAGACCGCAGGACCGCTTGCAAGTGCTTGATAAATGCTTCTAAATCCATCTCTGGTGTGAACTTTGGTCTGGCTGCTGGCCTCCCTGGCAAATGTGGTGTCAACATTCCTTACAAGATTAGCCCCTCCACCAACTGCGACCA AGTGAATTGA